One Arcobacter arenosus DNA window includes the following coding sequences:
- a CDS encoding response regulator transcription factor, whose product MYRFDKNNKKNFKFVLNYLNILYIEDEKNIRENIEKTLKLMVSNVFSCENIEEAKKIFKNKRIDLIISDINLPDQNGLDFVEMLRECNNITPVILLSAYTQKDYLLKATRLKLVDYLVKPINFDELKNCLFKACEEIIEKGLFIISFEENISYNVLQKKLYSKDEQIIDLTHKEILLLEYLIQNNNRVVTHEEIKEHIWEDSFEASDSALKNLLNKLRKKIGKNSVENISGVGFRIHLS is encoded by the coding sequence ATGTATAGATTTGATAAAAATAATAAAAAAAATTTTAAATTTGTTCTAAATTATCTTAATATATTGTATATTGAAGACGAAAAAAACATACGAGAAAATATTGAAAAAACCTTAAAACTGATGGTCTCTAATGTTTTTTCATGTGAAAATATAGAAGAAGCAAAAAAAATATTTAAAAATAAAAGAATTGATTTAATTATTTCTGATATTAATTTGCCAGATCAAAATGGCCTTGATTTTGTTGAAATGTTAAGAGAATGTAACAATATCACTCCAGTTATTTTATTATCTGCATATACCCAAAAAGATTATTTATTAAAGGCAACTAGATTAAAACTTGTTGATTATCTAGTTAAACCTATAAATTTTGATGAACTAAAAAATTGTTTATTTAAAGCTTGTGAAGAGATAATTGAAAAAGGTTTATTTATTATAAGTTTTGAAGAAAATATCTCTTACAATGTTTTACAGAAAAAACTTTATTCAAAAGATGAACAAATCATAGATTTAACTCATAAAGAGATTTTGTTACTTGAATATTTGATTCAAAATAACAATAGAGTAGTAACCCATGAAGAGATTAAAGAACATATTTGGGAAGATAGCTTTGAAGCAAGTGATTCTGCATTAAAAAATCTACTTAATAAACTAAGAAAAAAAATTGGTAAAAATAGTGTTGAAAATATTTCAGGGGTTGGATTTAGAATACATTTAAGTTAA
- a CDS encoding TolC family protein produces the protein MKRGIAFIGIGIGLAAFSVSSFANSLRDTVELTLNNNPDIIAERKNQEAYRMYVDDREGLYLPTLDFESYLETAKIDKDFDDATPDVNTSEDGYNAAIIFRQYLYDGGETPSQVSEMKHQNFANKFRSLYSIENTILDTVRVYNDLVKFDERIVLSQSMLQVHEDNLITAKEKEEISGEVLETYQVSSKLHFVTDSYIEEQDLKDTGIANYVKFVGSEPKGNVCRPTIDESKVPQTLKEAIEIGILRNYRIQEEIERIKQQREKIAQYDSKFLPNLNLELKASIDDDLELNENGTQKDAYARLNLNWNLYNGNRDSIRSEQEMIFLQERKKTLENITNEVVADVKSTYSKYFKYKKRVEALTKYVEANVNIVEAYKNEFEAGTRTFVDILDAESELYNSSKSLINMEYAALNNYYDLMFNLSMLTDTILSNPNQDCANIQPRVIDYSPKKQDKETESQLNGLISTSDSKLIRKELGLDTTPIVNSMDKEITKKASSDAMKMATSEYKSFLEAPKNFFTINIATKNGMIEASDFIKENNLGDNAYAFEFGPSMKSAKVLYGVYSSVKEAKEALKSLSPSILSGKPYVDNISKHQALYAKYN, from the coding sequence ATGAAACGGGGTATTGCATTTATTGGTATAGGTATAGGATTAGCGGCTTTTTCTGTTTCTTCTTTTGCAAACAGTTTAAGGGATACAGTTGAGTTAACATTAAATAATAATCCAGATATAATAGCTGAAAGAAAAAATCAAGAAGCATATAGAATGTATGTTGATGACAGGGAAGGTTTATATTTACCAACATTAGATTTTGAGTCATATTTAGAAACGGCTAAGATTGATAAAGACTTTGATGATGCAACACCTGATGTTAATACTAGCGAAGATGGTTATAATGCAGCTATAATTTTCAGACAGTATTTATATGATGGTGGAGAAACCCCTTCTCAAGTTAGTGAAATGAAACACCAAAATTTTGCAAATAAATTTAGAAGTTTATATTCTATTGAAAACACTATCCTAGATACTGTTAGAGTATATAATGATTTAGTTAAGTTTGATGAAAGAATCGTATTATCTCAAAGTATGCTTCAAGTTCATGAAGATAATTTAATTACAGCAAAAGAAAAAGAAGAGATTAGTGGTGAAGTTTTAGAAACATACCAAGTTTCTTCAAAATTACATTTTGTTACAGATAGTTACATTGAAGAGCAAGATTTAAAAGATACAGGTATTGCTAATTATGTTAAATTTGTTGGTTCTGAACCAAAAGGTAATGTTTGTAGACCAACTATAGATGAATCTAAAGTACCTCAGACATTAAAAGAAGCGATTGAAATTGGTATTTTAAGAAATTATAGAATTCAAGAAGAGATTGAAAGAATAAAACAACAAAGGGAAAAAATCGCCCAATATGATTCAAAATTTCTTCCAAATTTAAACTTAGAATTAAAAGCATCTATTGATGATGATCTAGAATTAAATGAAAATGGTACTCAAAAAGATGCTTACGCTAGATTAAATCTAAATTGGAATCTATATAATGGTAATAGAGATTCAATTAGATCAGAACAAGAAATGATATTTTTACAAGAAAGAAAAAAGACATTAGAAAATATTACAAATGAAGTAGTTGCAGATGTAAAATCAACTTACAGCAAATATTTTAAATATAAAAAAAGAGTTGAAGCTTTAACAAAGTATGTGGAAGCAAATGTAAATATTGTTGAAGCTTATAAAAATGAGTTCGAAGCAGGAACTAGAACATTCGTTGATATTTTAGATGCGGAGAGTGAACTTTACAACTCTTCAAAAAGTTTAATAAATATGGAATATGCAGCATTAAATAACTACTATGATTTAATGTTTAATTTATCTATGTTAACAGATACAATTTTGTCTAACCCTAATCAAGATTGTGCAAATATCCAGCCAAGAGTGATTGATTACAGCCCTAAAAAACAAGATAAAGAAACAGAATCACAGCTAAATGGTTTAATTAGTACTTCTGATAGTAAATTAATTAGAAAAGAGTTAGGTTTAGATACTACACCTATTGTAAATTCAATGGACAAAGAGATTACTAAAAAAGCATCATCTGATGCAATGAAAATGGCAACTTCAGAATATAAATCTTTTCTAGAAGCTCCAAAAAATTTCTTTACAATTAATATAGCTACAAAAAATGGTATGATTGAAGCAAGTGATTTTATAAAAGAAAACAATCTTGGAGATAATGCTTATGCTTTTGAATTTGGACCTAGTATGAAAAGTGCAAAAGTTTTATATGGAGTTTATAGTTCTGTAAAAGAAGCAAAAGAGGCACTTAAATCATTAAGTCCAAGTATTTTATCTGGTAAACCTTATGTTGATAATATAAGTAAACATCAGGCTTTATACGCAAAATATAATTAA
- the hoxU gene encoding bidirectional hydrogenase complex protein HoxU — translation MIKEKARVKTFKINDTDVTAKSDSSILEVAKEHGIKIPTLCYFEGLSEVGSCRMCLVEVKGSDKLIPACTSKIKEGMEVITNSPKLESHRKMVLSMIFAERTHTCSVCVSNGNCELQDQAIELGLEHSHVPYIHKHFELDASHKDYVYDPNRCILCTRCVRVCDEVEGAHALDIFGRGIDAKIIHDMDEPWANSESCTSCGKCVQVCPTGSLFEKGVSSAEMVKKKNIVTNLIQMRKDR, via the coding sequence ATGATTAAAGAAAAAGCTAGAGTAAAAACCTTTAAAATTAATGATACCGATGTAACAGCCAAATCAGATTCTTCAATACTTGAAGTTGCAAAAGAACATGGAATTAAAATTCCAACACTTTGTTATTTTGAAGGATTAAGTGAAGTTGGTTCTTGTAGAATGTGTTTAGTTGAAGTAAAAGGAAGTGATAAATTGATTCCAGCTTGTACTTCTAAAATCAAAGAAGGTATGGAGGTAATTACAAACTCACCTAAACTTGAAAGTCATAGAAAAATGGTACTTTCTATGATATTTGCGGAAAGAACTCATACTTGTAGTGTGTGTGTTTCAAATGGCAACTGTGAATTACAAGACCAAGCTATAGAACTTGGACTTGAACATTCCCATGTGCCTTATATTCACAAACATTTTGAATTAGATGCTTCCCATAAAGATTATGTTTATGACCCAAATAGATGTATTTTATGTACTAGATGTGTTAGGGTTTGTGATGAAGTTGAAGGGGCTCATGCTTTAGATATTTTTGGACGAGGTATTGATGCAAAAATCATTCATGATATGGATGAACCATGGGCCAATAGTGAAAGTTGTACCTCTTGTGGAAAATGTGTTCAAGTGTGTCCAACTGGTTCATTATTTGAAAAAGGTGTAAGTTCAGCAGAAATGGTTAAAAAGAAAAATATTGTGACAAATCTAATTCAAATGAGGAAAGACAGATGA
- a CDS encoding NuoF family protein, whose protein sequence is MLNSLEELEELALEKKDLKRNSHEELRVCIGSSCAALNADVLLKDLKKEVKENGLEKRCKVKGVGCNGLCSEAIMVAHYHKEGDRESIYSFIDSSNTKDFIDTLNTNTPIKNKKCDKTKPFFTRQEKIVLENAGIVDPDDIDDYIAYGGYYAFYKALDDMTPQEVINEIKISGLRGRGGGGYPTGLKWDSVAKVDAPQKYIVCNGDEGDPGAFMDRAIMEADPHKIIEGMALAGYACGATKGYIYVRAEYPIAVQKLNKAIKQARKKGILGTQIADSGFSFDLEVRLGGGAFVCGEATALVTSIEGNRGNPRQKPPHLSDYGLWKSPTVLNNVETFANIAPIIKKGGEWFKSFGTEKSPGTKVFALTGHINNTGLVEVPMGITLRELIFEVGGGLPKGTKLKAIQTGGPSGGCIPIELLDTKVDYESLKEIGSIMGSGGLIVMDETSNMVEVARFFMDFCQSESCGKCVPCRVGTLELTQLLDKFIAKKATKSDYALLKNMCEVVQDTSLCGLGQTAPNPVLSTIKYFEEEYLEGIIND, encoded by the coding sequence ATGTTAAATTCACTTGAAGAACTAGAAGAATTAGCTTTAGAAAAAAAAGATTTAAAAAGAAATTCCCATGAAGAACTTAGAGTTTGTATAGGAAGCTCTTGCGCAGCATTAAACGCAGACGTTTTATTAAAAGATTTAAAAAAAGAGGTAAAAGAAAATGGCCTTGAAAAAAGATGTAAGGTAAAAGGTGTTGGTTGTAATGGGCTTTGCTCTGAAGCTATTATGGTTGCCCATTATCATAAAGAAGGAGATAGAGAATCAATTTATAGTTTTATAGATAGTTCTAATACAAAAGATTTTATTGATACTTTAAATACTAATACTCCAATAAAAAATAAAAAATGTGATAAAACAAAGCCATTTTTTACAAGACAAGAAAAAATAGTTTTAGAAAATGCCGGAATAGTAGACCCAGATGATATTGATGATTATATTGCATATGGAGGATATTATGCATTTTATAAAGCATTAGATGATATGACTCCACAAGAAGTAATAAATGAGATTAAAATAAGTGGACTTAGAGGTAGAGGTGGGGGTGGTTACCCTACAGGATTAAAATGGGATTCAGTTGCAAAGGTAGATGCACCTCAAAAATATATAGTATGTAATGGAGATGAAGGAGATCCTGGTGCCTTTATGGATAGAGCAATTATGGAAGCAGACCCCCATAAAATAATTGAAGGTATGGCATTAGCTGGATATGCCTGTGGTGCCACAAAGGGTTATATATATGTAAGAGCTGAATATCCAATTGCTGTTCAAAAACTTAATAAAGCAATTAAACAAGCTAGAAAAAAGGGGATTTTAGGAACTCAGATAGCCGATAGTGGTTTTAGTTTTGATTTAGAAGTTAGACTTGGAGGTGGTGCCTTTGTTTGTGGTGAGGCTACCGCACTTGTAACCTCAATTGAAGGAAATCGTGGAAATCCAAGACAAAAACCCCCTCATTTAAGTGACTATGGATTATGGAAATCACCAACTGTTTTAAATAACGTTGAAACCTTTGCAAATATTGCACCTATTATTAAAAAAGGTGGAGAATGGTTTAAATCATTTGGAACAGAAAAATCTCCAGGAACAAAAGTATTCGCACTAACAGGACATATAAACAACACAGGGCTCGTTGAAGTTCCTATGGGTATAACATTAAGAGAACTTATCTTTGAAGTTGGAGGTGGACTTCCAAAAGGAACTAAATTAAAAGCTATTCAAACAGGTGGTCCAAGTGGTGGTTGCATCCCTATTGAATTATTAGATACAAAAGTTGATTATGAATCATTAAAAGAGATTGGTTCAATTATGGGAAGTGGTGGATTAATTGTTATGGATGAAACATCAAATATGGTAGAAGTTGCAAGATTTTTTATGGATTTCTGCCAAAGTGAATCTTGTGGTAAATGTGTACCATGTAGAGTTGGAACTTTAGAATTAACACAATTACTTGATAAGTTTATTGCTAAAAAAGCAACAAAAAGTGATTATGCATTACTAAAAAATATGTGTGAAGTTGTACAAGATACTTCACTTTGTGGTTTAGGACAAACAGCACCAAACCCAGTTCTTAGTACTATAAAGTATTTTGAAGAAGAGTATTTAGAAGGGATAATAAATGATTAA
- a CDS encoding hydrogenase maturation protease, with the protein MTIIVGFGNDLRGEDGFGIDVIKKLQNYDLPNTKLISTFQLTPELSLELKEATRLIFIDATFSNINNYSLACNLEEYKHDQLSHHISIRTILMILERLYNTKPEYELYSMFTNSFNEIIDEKNYEKAIKKVVEFIKTVN; encoded by the coding sequence ATGACAATAATTGTAGGTTTTGGAAATGATTTAAGGGGTGAAGATGGTTTTGGAATTGATGTAATAAAAAAATTACAAAACTACGATTTACCCAATACTAAATTAATTTCAACCTTTCAATTAACGCCAGAGTTGAGTCTTGAATTAAAAGAAGCTACAAGATTGATTTTTATTGATGCTACTTTTAGTAATATAAACAATTACTCTTTAGCTTGTAACCTTGAAGAATACAAACATGACCAATTAAGTCATCATATTAGTATTAGAACAATATTAATGATTTTAGAAAGGCTTTATAATACTAAACCAGAATATGAGCTTTATTCCATGTTTACAAATAGTTTTAATGAAATAATTGATGAGAAAAATTATGAAAAAGCTATAAAAAAAGTTGTTGAATTCATAAAAACAGTTAACTAA
- a CDS encoding Ni/Fe hydrogenase subunit alpha, whose protein sequence is MGKEKIIISPVTRIEGHAKITIDLDENKNVEDARLHVTQYRGFEKMCEGRPYAEMPGLTARTCGICPVSHAISSSKACDNLLAVRPPKAGRNLRRIINLAQIIQSHALNFYHLSSPDFVFGFDAAPEDRNIFKLMQTHPQMAKDGINLRAFGQKIIETLGGKRIHPTWIVPGGVSHEISVETKDSILASIPEALEIAQTALKYFTENLHKFKKEIDSFANFPSLFMGLVNKKGNIEHYDGFLRFIDSQGNILEDGIDPRFYKDYIGEAVEEDSYLKSPYYKPLGYPNGMYRVGPLARLNIANACGTPLADIEFEKFKNINNGKPVLNTFYYHYARLIEIIYGIERIEQLLNEPQTLDTQIRAHANINRNQGVGCSEAPRGTLFHDYQADDNGIITGVNLIIATGNNNLAMNAGVKQVAQTFLDGNDIKEGALNRVEAVIRCFDPCLSCSTHAQGIVSSTIEIRDEKKKIIQTIRRG, encoded by the coding sequence ATGGGAAAAGAAAAAATTATAATTAGTCCAGTAACAAGGATAGAAGGACATGCAAAAATCACAATTGATTTAGATGAAAATAAAAATGTTGAGGATGCAAGATTACATGTAACCCAATATAGAGGTTTTGAAAAGATGTGTGAAGGAAGACCTTATGCAGAGATGCCAGGATTAACTGCACGAACATGCGGAATTTGTCCAGTAAGCCATGCAATTTCATCTTCTAAAGCTTGTGATAATCTATTAGCCGTAAGACCTCCAAAAGCTGGAAGAAATTTAAGAAGAATAATAAATCTTGCTCAAATCATTCAATCCCATGCTTTAAATTTTTATCATCTAAGTTCTCCTGATTTTGTATTTGGTTTTGATGCAGCACCTGAAGATAGAAATATTTTTAAACTTATGCAAACCCATCCTCAAATGGCAAAAGATGGAATAAACTTGCGAGCTTTTGGACAAAAAATAATTGAAACCCTTGGAGGTAAAAGAATACATCCAACATGGATTGTGCCAGGTGGAGTTAGTCATGAAATAAGCGTTGAAACAAAAGACTCAATATTAGCTTCAATCCCTGAAGCCTTGGAGATTGCTCAAACTGCTTTAAAATACTTTACTGAAAATCTACATAAATTTAAAAAAGAGATTGATTCTTTTGCAAATTTTCCATCATTGTTTATGGGATTAGTAAATAAAAAAGGTAACATAGAACACTATGATGGATTTTTAAGATTTATAGATAGTCAAGGAAATATTTTAGAAGATGGAATTGATCCAAGATTTTATAAAGATTATATTGGGGAAGCAGTTGAAGAGGATAGTTATTTAAAATCCCCATATTATAAACCACTTGGATATCCAAATGGTATGTATCGAGTAGGACCTCTTGCTAGACTTAATATTGCAAACGCATGTGGAACGCCACTTGCTGATATTGAATTTGAAAAATTTAAAAATATAAATAATGGAAAACCTGTACTTAATACTTTTTATTACCATTATGCAAGATTAATTGAGATTATCTATGGAATAGAAAGAATTGAACAACTATTAAATGAACCTCAAACATTAGATACTCAAATTAGAGCCCATGCAAATATTAATAGAAATCAAGGGGTTGGTTGTTCAGAAGCTCCAAGGGGAACCTTATTTCATGATTACCAAGCAGATGATAATGGAATAATTACTGGGGTTAATCTAATAATTGCAACAGGTAATAATAACCTTGCAATGAATGCAGGGGTTAAACAAGTTGCTCAAACTTTTTTAGATGGAAATGATATAAAAGAGGGAGCATTAAATAGAGTTGAAGCTGTTATTAGATGTTTTGATCCATGCTTAAGTTGTTCTACCCATGCGCAAGGTATTGTATCTTCAACAATTGAGATTAGAGATGAAAAGAAGAAGATAATTCAAACTATAAGAAGAGGATAA
- a CDS encoding glycoside hydrolase family 57 protein: MVKGYWVPVLHSHLPFVKHPQYENFLEEHWLFEAITECYIPLLKRLKKLDDDGVNFKLTTSVTPPLAEMLADSHLMGKYRVFLDKHIELGNKEVERTKGDAHFSPLANFYRDLFIETKEFFEGFLEGNVLNGYKYFYNKGSLEVITCGATHGYLPILSVNVHAVRTQIEIAVQSHERHFGRKPKGIWLPECAYYDGLDEILNEKGIRFFIVDSHALTYGRPTSVNGVYAPTYTPHSCAAFGRDAQSSKQVWSSKEGYPGDFNYRDFYRDIGYDLDFDYIKPYINPDGVRVFTGFKYHKITGTTDYKEAYNPWIAQDRTKQHAENFHWHREKQFDHLGSLMDRTPMVVSPYDAELFGHWWFEGPEFLANMFREIDKHKVMKAVTPMEYLNMYPKNQVVNPNPSSWGDKGYYDVWLNEGNDWIYRHLHEMADVLEEKTKEYFHTNDDNISRVLTQMLRELLLAQSSDWAFLMTTATATEYSENRTKEHISNFNELLGMINNNNIDFELLDKLEYKNSIFDFINFRTFITS, encoded by the coding sequence ATGGTTAAAGGTTATTGGGTACCTGTATTACACTCGCATCTACCGTTTGTAAAACATCCACAATATGAAAATTTTTTAGAAGAACATTGGCTTTTTGAAGCTATTACTGAGTGTTATATTCCTTTATTAAAAAGATTAAAAAAATTAGATGATGATGGGGTTAATTTTAAACTTACAACTTCTGTTACACCTCCTTTAGCTGAGATGTTAGCTGATTCACATCTTATGGGTAAATATAGAGTTTTTTTAGATAAGCATATAGAACTAGGTAATAAAGAAGTTGAAAGAACAAAGGGCGATGCACATTTCTCACCTTTAGCAAACTTTTATAGAGATTTATTTATTGAAACAAAAGAGTTTTTTGAAGGTTTTCTAGAAGGAAACGTTTTAAATGGTTATAAATATTTTTATAACAAAGGTTCATTGGAAGTTATAACATGTGGTGCAACCCATGGTTATCTTCCAATTTTAAGTGTAAATGTACATGCAGTTAGAACACAAATAGAAATAGCTGTTCAATCCCATGAAAGACATTTTGGAAGAAAGCCAAAAGGGATTTGGCTTCCTGAGTGTGCTTATTATGATGGTTTAGATGAGATATTAAATGAAAAAGGAATAAGATTTTTCATTGTTGATTCACACGCTTTAACATATGGTAGACCAACTTCTGTAAATGGAGTTTATGCTCCTACTTATACTCCCCATTCATGTGCTGCTTTTGGTAGAGATGCCCAATCTTCAAAACAAGTTTGGAGTTCAAAAGAGGGTTATCCTGGAGATTTTAATTATAGAGATTTTTATAGAGATATTGGTTATGACTTAGATTTTGATTATATTAAGCCATATATTAATCCAGATGGGGTTAGGGTATTTACAGGATTTAAATATCATAAAATCACTGGTACAACAGACTATAAAGAAGCATATAATCCTTGGATTGCTCAAGATAGAACAAAACAACATGCTGAGAATTTCCACTGGCATAGAGAAAAACAATTTGACCATTTAGGCTCACTTATGGATAGAACACCTATGGTAGTTTCTCCATATGATGCTGAACTTTTTGGTCATTGGTGGTTTGAAGGTCCAGAGTTTTTAGCAAATATGTTTAGAGAAATTGATAAACATAAAGTTATGAAAGCTGTAACTCCAATGGAATATCTAAATATGTATCCAAAAAACCAAGTTGTAAATCCTAATCCATCATCATGGGGCGATAAAGGTTATTATGATGTTTGGTTAAATGAAGGAAATGATTGGATATATAGACACCTTCATGAAATGGCAGATGTTTTAGAAGAGAAAACAAAAGAGTATTTCCATACAAATGATGATAATATTTCTAGAGTTCTAACTCAAATGTTAAGGGAGTTATTACTTGCTCAAAGTAGTGACTGGGCTTTTTTAATGACAACAGCAACGGCAACTGAGTATAGTGAAAATAGAACTAAAGAGCATATATCCAATTTTAATGAATTACTTGGTATGATAAATAATAACAATATTGATTTTGAATTACTAGATAAATTAGAGTATAAAAACTCAATTTTCGATTTTATCAATTTCAGAACTTTTATAACAAGCTAA
- a CDS encoding class 1 fructose-bisphosphatase codes for MIAIFNAITNIAEDIEKNVFVDCDRFISSGLTDKEMNEQVRSYCADVIEREFRRTKSIHSFIGRQHKNLKVNNENGKYKVSYVSIDNIDLLDVNFSLGSIFGIYEKQMDAFHLKAAIYVTYGPTFQLVFASKMDGVQYFSFEDGEFIEQDNLTLEKVGKINSTAGLVPEWTPEHKALVDSFFNKGYRLRFSDSLCLDTHQILFKKGGLYSSPATKSFPEGKLFTVFEAFPIAYIIEQAGGRAINKKGRILDMTTTDINATTPIYFGSREEIQIVEDSFLNS; via the coding sequence ATGATAGCTATTTTTAATGCAATTACAAATATTGCAGAAGATATCGAAAAAAATGTATTTGTTGATTGTGATAGATTTATTTCGAGTGGATTAACTGATAAAGAGATGAACGAGCAAGTTCGATCTTATTGCGCAGATGTAATTGAAAGGGAGTTTAGAAGAACAAAATCTATTCACTCTTTTATTGGAAGACAACACAAAAATTTAAAAGTAAATAATGAAAATGGAAAATACAAAGTAAGTTATGTATCAATTGATAATATCGATTTACTTGATGTAAACTTTTCTTTGGGTTCAATTTTTGGTATTTATGAAAAACAAATGGATGCTTTTCATTTAAAAGCAGCAATTTACGTAACATATGGACCAACTTTTCAATTAGTATTTGCTTCAAAAATGGATGGAGTTCAATACTTCTCATTTGAAGATGGTGAGTTTATTGAACAAGATAACTTAACATTAGAAAAAGTTGGGAAAATAAACTCAACTGCTGGTTTAGTTCCTGAGTGGACACCTGAACATAAAGCTTTAGTTGATAGCTTTTTTAATAAAGGTTATAGATTAAGATTTTCTGACTCATTATGTTTAGATACTCACCAAATTTTATTTAAAAAAGGTGGATTATATTCTTCTCCAGCAACAAAATCTTTTCCTGAAGGAAAACTATTTACTGTTTTTGAAGCTTTCCCAATTGCATATATTATTGAGCAAGCAGGTGGTAGAGCAATTAATAAAAAAGGTCGTATTTTAGATATGACAACTACAGATATAAATGCAACTACACCAATATATTTTGGTTCAAGAGAAGAGATTCAAATAGTTGAAGATTCATTTCTAAACAGTTAA
- a CDS encoding NADP oxidoreductase, translating to MSKLRVGTIWLDGCSGCHMSFLDMDERIVELSQYMDVVYSPYVDAKEIPEDLDLFIVEGALSTDHDLEIIKDIRKNSKKILALGDCAITGNVSAMKNLAGTDAVLEKGYFDLADFNKGKYPDKIIPKLLDKVIPLNEAIDVDYFVPGCPTPADAIYAVLKGLVDGVEVDVSKYTRFGL from the coding sequence ATGAGTAAATTAAGAGTTGGAACCATATGGCTTGATGGATGTTCTGGTTGTCATATGTCATTTTTAGATATGGATGAAAGAATTGTTGAATTATCTCAATATATGGATGTTGTTTATTCTCCTTATGTTGATGCAAAAGAGATTCCCGAAGATTTAGATTTATTTATAGTGGAAGGTGCTTTAAGTACTGACCACGATTTAGAAATTATAAAAGATATAAGAAAAAACTCTAAAAAAATCTTAGCTTTAGGTGACTGTGCAATAACGGGAAATGTATCAGCTATGAAAAACCTTGCAGGAACTGATGCAGTTTTAGAAAAAGGTTATTTTGATCTTGCTGATTTTAACAAAGGGAAATACCCAGATAAGATAATTCCTAAACTTTTAGATAAAGTTATCCCACTTAATGAAGCTATAGATGTTGATTATTTTGTTCCAGGGTGTCCTACTCCAGCAGATGCAATTTATGCTGTATTAAAAGGTCTTGTTGATGGTGTTGAAGTAGATGTTAGCAAATACACAAGATTTGGATTATAA
- the hoxE gene encoding bidirectional hydrogenase complex protein HoxE has product MIATIPNDDRYKMVEKTMKRLSYDKSALIETLHTAQETFGYLENETLKFIARRLKLPYAKVYGVATFYHFFRLKPKGKHTVVVCMGTACYIKDANKILEKLENRFNIKAGETTKDGLLSLISARCVGSCSLAPIAIYDNKAIGHLGIEQSVDEAQELLSC; this is encoded by the coding sequence TTGATTGCTACAATTCCAAATGACGACCGCTATAAAATGGTGGAAAAAACAATGAAACGACTTAGTTATGATAAAAGTGCATTAATTGAGACTCTTCACACAGCACAAGAAACTTTTGGCTATTTAGAAAATGAAACTCTAAAGTTTATAGCTAGAAGATTAAAACTTCCATATGCAAAGGTTTATGGAGTTGCAACTTTTTATCATTTTTTTAGACTTAAACCAAAAGGGAAACATACAGTGGTAGTTTGTATGGGAACTGCTTGTTATATTAAAGATGCAAATAAAATTCTAGAAAAACTAGAAAATAGATTTAATATAAAAGCTGGAGAAACAACAAAAGATGGTTTACTTTCCCTTATAAGTGCAAGATGTGTAGGTTCATGTTCTTTAGCTCCCATAGCAATTTATGACAATAAAGCAATAGGACATTTAGGAATTGAACAATCAGTAGATGAAGCACAGGAGTTATTATCATGTTAA